GCTACTTCCTggccctgggtggctgggtgggcaTCATCGCCAGCACAGCCCTCCCGCAGTGGAAGCAGTCCTCGTATGCGGGCGACGCCATCATCACGGCCGTGGGCCTCTACGAAGGGCTCTGGATGTCCTGTGCCTCCCAGAGTACGGGGCAGGTGCAGTGCAAACTCTACGACTCCCTGCTCGCCCTGGAAGGTAGGCCTCCCAccggctgggtggggggaggtgggatgtgggggaagggggggagtcTGGAGGAGGCTTGCCCACAGCCTGCCACCTGCGCTGGGCCTCATTCTCCAGCCCCTATCCCTGTGCGTTTAGAAAATCCAGGCCAGCCCGGTGCTCCGTGGAGGGCAGGGGCTCTGGCTCTGGCAGCCACGATCCCAGCTCACCTTAAAGGAGCCACTACcccttctctgtgttctcttGTCCTCATCTGTAGAGGAGAGTACAGGACTGTGGCAGGGTTAGCTGAGAGGGGTGCGTGGCACTCAAAGAGGCTCATTCCCTTCCGCTTCTCCCCATACTCCCTATGCAGACACACTGCGCGCACACACCTTCGTGCCAGGCCTGTACCTAGACACACATGCCCCCATCTGGGTGCACCGACTCACATTACGCACAGGCCTGTGCACATGGCGTTTGGGCACGTAggtccctctccttctcctgggGTGCGGGGTTGAGCCTAAGTTGGCTTGTAAATGGGTCACTGAAGCTCTGTCCCTGGCTCAGGGCCAGCCCACCCACCCTCTGCCCAGGGCCCCACAGGCCTGAGTCGGGCAGCTATCACACGACCCCCCTTCCCCATGCCCATCCAGGCAGATCACCTGGCTCCTTCAGGGACCCAGATCCCCTGAGCTGCCTGAGGTCCAGGACTGACCTGGGTGCAGGTGTATACCTGCCGTGGGTGActcagagggcagaggggaaggtgaCCAGGAGGCAGAATGACCGATAGAGAAGGCGTCCCTGCCCGAGAGCCAACCTGGGACGAGCTGGGCCTCGGACACCCTTGGTTCTTTCTTCTGCTGAATCTGCAAGGCCCCAGGAGGAACTGACCCCTACTGCTTGGGAGAAGGTGGGCCAAGCCCCAAAGGGAGGccacctgccaaagagcagcagaAGAGAGAACTCAAACTACCCTGCCGCTCCTcctaccccccctcccctcttctccgaCCACCTACTCAGTCCCTCCCGCCCTGCCCAGGTCACATCCAGTCAGCCCGAGCCCTAATGGTGGTGGCCGTGCTCCTGGGCTTTGTGGCCATGGTCCTCAGTGTGGTTGGCATGAAGTGCACCCGGGTTGGAGACAGCAACCCCATTGCCAAGAGCCGCATCGCCATCTCTGGGGGTGCCCTTTTCCTCCTGGCAGGTGAGTGTCCCTGGCTCCCTCTCCACCATCTCGGTCGTGGCAGGTGGCCCCACTCTGGATGGCCGACTGGGGCCAGAGAAGAGCTGAGCACTCCCTCCTTTGTCCTTAGGCCTCTGCACTTTGACAGCCGTCTCGTGGTATGCCACCCTGGTGACCCAGGAGTTCTTCAACCCCAGCACACCAATCAATGCCAGGTGAGTGCCAGGGCACGGCTTGGACCAGGGGACAAGCTGGGCCTCCCGCTCCACTGCCTTTGTCCAGCAGGGCAcctggagggagaaaaaggggatgagcactgggtgtcgccACTGAGAAGCTCTGGAGCGTGGAGCCAGGCAGGGTGTGGCTGGGCCCTCTGAAGGGGCAGGAGGCCTGTGGAGGGCGCTCCAGGGGCTAAGCAACCCGGATccaggtttaaatcccagctctgtgtgTGCTTGCTGTGTGAAAACGCAAGTTCCTTTATCTTCCTGAGCTTGGTCTCCTCCCTGTAAAATGGAGCTGGGACCCAAGGACCCAGCTCACACGTGGTTGTGACGGCTCAATGAGATACCGCGGAGAGGACTTAGCACAATGCCAGGGCCCTGGAGAGCACTCAGCAACCCCGTTGCTGTGATTCCCGCAGAAGGCAGCAGGTGCTTTGGGCTGGGAGATGGAGACTGGAGAAGTGGTAAGGGCAGATGTGGGAGGACCTTACGGCCATAGGAAGATTTGGCTCCCCATCCTGGGGCGGAAGGCAGCCAACAATCCTGGCTGTGGCATGCAACGTTGGTGGGGAGGAGATAAGACCAGTAAAGTGCAAAGGTCTGGAGCAGGCCTTGGGGCTAGAGGCTAGCAGTGAAAAATACATTCAGAGATATTTAGGAGCTAGCATGACCAGGACTAGTAAGGCCGAGGGCATGAGGGCAGAAGAGGGGGCTCTGTGAAAAGCCTGGGCCCACCTGGCTCCAACCTCCCATCTCAGTTTGCCACAGTAGAGAATGGGACAGTCTCCACCCCAGAAGTCCCAAAAGACCTTGGGCCCCGGAGTGGAGGGAGAATAGGAAAAGATGCTGGGGCTGTTGCAGTCTGGAAGGCTCCCTGGAGAAGGCAGAAGTGTggtgaggaagaaaaaggagacctCAGGCATGGGGCTTGTTCCCTGGGGCTGGCAGTTCCAGCCACAAAGATCTCCAAGCAACAGGTGGCTCAGCTCAGAGACAGACACCAGCCTGGCACTCGTTCCTTATCCCTTCAACATTTCCCAAGGCACCCAGTAtgctggccctgtgctgagccGCGGAGGAACAGAGGAATCCCGCGctctctgccctccaggcccTCCCTTCGGCTCGGGCAAGCCCTGGAGGCTGAATGGCCATCCAGTGAGAGTCAGGGTCAGGCACAAGGGGTCAGGGAAAGACCCTGGGAGGAGGtggcatctgaagtgggccctTAAGGCAGAGGAGCGGAGCACAGGAGTCACAGACAGGGTCCCTCCAGGAGGGGGGCACCTCAGGCAAAAGCATGGAGGCGGGGAGTCCTGGGGGCGCTGCAGAGAGGCCAGGAGGCGGGAGACACGGGGCACTAGGTGGAGGGGCCCGTGTGCCCCAGAGGAGAGCAGGGAGCCCAGGCTGGGAGTTCTGTGGGTCAGAGGGTGACCAAGAGAAAGATGGCAGGGATTGCCCTGCTCCTCCCCGTGGCACTCGGCGGCCCCCTGGACGCCCTCCTCCGGCCAGATGAGGAAAGGGGCCTGAGTACACACACAGAGCGGGCCGCCCTGGGCCTGGGTCACGCTGGGTGATGCGGCTGTGCTGGGTGATGTCGGTGAGGGGGAATGGGGGGCATTCATCTGAACTTATCCAGAGAGACTGGGGAGGCTTGGGAGGCCCCTGATCTCAGCTCCCCACACCCTGCACGCCCCTTGGGAGTGGGGAGCCCCGGGACAGGGCGGGCCTGCAGCCACCCCTGAAGGCATCCTCCCTACCTCTTGCAGGTACGAGTTCGGCTCAGCCCTGTTCGTGGGCTGGGCCTCCGCCGGCCTGGCCATGCTGGGGGGCTCCTTCCTCTGCTGCACATGCCCGGAGCCCGAGAGAACCAACAGCAGCCCGCAGCCCTACCGGCCGGGCCCCTCGGCTGCTGCGCGAGAGTACGTCTGAGCCCTGCACTCTGCCGTCCCCTGCGGCACCCTGGGCGGGGCCAGTAGGGCACAGCGCATCCCCGAGCTGCACTGAGCAGCTTGTCCCCACGTAGGCACCCACCCTGCACTCTGAGACTCAGAACCAGACAGAGGGCGGCCAGAGGCAGGACTCAGCCCGCAGGTGCACGTGCACGTCCAGGTACAGGCAGGGACCCGTCTGCACCACGCACGGGCACCAGCACGTTTCCAGCCCAGATGTCGTCACTTTCACGGGCCGCTATTTACTCATTGCAGGGCTACGTGAGGGCCTACGCTGTGCCGGGCCCCGGGGACACGGCCACAAAGGTGGACCTCGGTGCCCCGTGCCCTGGGTTGGCTACAGTCTGTCCCCTTCCCAGGCTGACAGGTTCCTCACAGCAACCCCACGAAGGGGGCAGTGCCAGGATGATGAATGTCCCCATGTTACACATGAGGAAACGGTTCAGAAAGACCAAGAGACGTGCTCAGCCCGCTGTCCCTGAGTTCAGGTCTCAGGCTCTTCCAGTAGATCCAGCACCACGTGCACATCCACACACAAGGCCAGGCCAGAATGTGTCCTTCCCCCACAACCCCCCGCTCCCAGGAATGGGCCCCCGGTTGGGCTGCTGTGAGGGCCCAGGTCTGACCACACTGGCCAGTCCCTGCTCCTAGGCCTGaaccccacagcccctgccctgccctgttgCTCACCCCACTAACCAGCTCTCCTCTCTTTTGACTTTCAGACCAGTTGTTAAATTGTCCGCCTCCGCCAAGGGCCCCCTGGGTGTGTAATGTCCAGGTCCCCAGCCCGACTGTCCCCCTGCCACACCTAGACTGTGTGTTTGGtattttttggaaagagaagTGAACATCCAGTCTTAAGTGTGGTGTCCTTCGATCTGTCCCTGGCATGGCTACGATGGGTCCCTGGGTCCTTGCACatacagatggggagacagacCTCCAGGGTGGGTTACACAGCACATCCGGTGCTGATCAGGGCTCCAGGAAACTCCCCAGCCTGGCTCTGACCTCAGAGCCAGAATGAGGGGACACTGTAGGAGCTCGCTACGTGGAGAAGGGACTGGGAGAAGGATGTTAGGTTCCTTCAGGCATTAAGCCTGTCCTGAGCAAGGTTGCAAGTGCCCTAATGCTGCCCCTTCTTCCTCAcccacccttcctcctctccagtcTATTGAGGTCCCACCACATCCCTGCCCTGCATCCAGAGTAGGGAGAGGTGGTCTGAGGCTGCCTGGGACTGTGGCTGGAGTCCCGTCCTCATGCAGAAGTGTGTGGGCCAGCCTGGAGGGGCTTTTGGTCTTGAAGTACAGATACCATGTTAGTATAGAAGGGGGAAATGTCCTCAGAGGGAGATAGGGAAAATTCACCCAGATCGGCACCTCACCTCGTGCTCGGGCCTCACCCACCCCAAACAGAGTCTCTGAGTGGCCACTGCCCTCTGCCATCTGGAAAGAGCTGACCATAActgtcccctgccttccccctgccctcctctgccaGCTGTCTGGCTTCCTCCAACGCCTGTCTTGTGACCACCTCTCTCATCAAGTCACCAAAGCCCAAGGATGCAGCCCAGCCTTCTCCCCCAAGCTTGGCCTGAAGGAAGTCTGACAAGATGATGGCGGGCATGCTCCCTGGGGGTCGGGGATGGGAGGAAAGGAGCAAGCGGCGGAGGGGCTGTGGGATTATGGGCGCAGGGCCCTGGGCAGGCAGCTGCTGGGCGTCCACAGGCTGCCTCAAGAGAGGCCGTTGCCTGCAGCCTCTGGCGAGAGGGGTGGGCAGCTGACCCTGCACGGGTTTAGAGTCCTGGCCCTCGAGTTATGAATGAGAACGACACGTCTGTCTGGGGGCTGGAAGCTATAATGCAGCACTTCCTGCCTGCTTTCAAGTCACCCGGGGACCCGGTGCCCAGGCTCCACCCCGGGCATCCAGACGGAATCGGCCTAGGGTAGACCTGGCACTGAGTTCAGGCAGCTCCTAAGGGACTGCGCTGTGTGGGCACCTCGGTGAGGCCTGAAGCTCGGGGCTGTCGGGCCCACATTTCTCGCCACTCGGAGGGGACCTGCCGAAGAAAGATGAGAGGAAGCCCTGTCTCCCTCCGCCTTTCCTGCGTCTGGGCTGCTCCATGGAGATTCCCACACCTTCCCAATAAATACCGCCTTTTTGCCGAAACAATTTTGACTTCTGTCACCTATAGCCAAAAGAGCCCCAACCGACACCAACTTTGGAACCCGGAAAttgagtgtgtgagtgagggcTCCTGTCACGGGCACTGGCTGAGCAGGGTGGGATGTGGGGCCCAGACATGCCACCTCTCCCGGTTCCCCAGGACCTCTCTCCTGTCCGCAGCCGAGGATTTGGCAGCCCTTGCTCTCTGGACACAAGGCACTTGGCCAGGAAACCATGTGTATTCTCTTGAGGCTCACGGTCCACCAGAGGCTTGGGATATGGTAGGAAAACGTTGGGATGGAAATGTGCGGGCTGTTCCCCGTGAGTTTCGGGGATGGGCTGCAAGAGAGACGAGCTGCATGCcagtgagtggggggtggggggctgacaGCTGCAGGAACAAGCTTCACTCTGGTCCCTTGTGAAGGGATGTCCTTTCTGCCTATAGCCAGGGGTTGGAGAGGGGAGAGGTAATCcacgcacagagcccaatacaccGATTAACAGCACAGTGGGATCCTAGCAATGGGTAGATGTCTGGGGAAAGTTAGAGGGCTATAAGGCTGGGAGAGTTTGGGAAGCCTGATCCCTCAGGCCTCTCCCGAAGCAACCTTTCTCAAACGTCTACATCAAGGTCACCCGGGCTGCCAACTTAAGGCAGGGCCAACTTTCCAGGCCTCCTGACCGGGCTGCTGTTTACTGTCCCAGCCTCAGGGCTAGAGGACCGGGCAGAGCCCCAGGAAGGGGGTCAAAGGTCGCGATCCTAAAGATTTTGCTAAGGCTTATTACCAGAGTTCTCCTAAGAATGAAACTGGCAGGCCATAAGATACGGTTTGCGGAGGACCTGTGCTCTCTGCTGGTGAGGAAAGCCGAAGGAGCATGGCAACCGAAGGTGTTCAGCTTAGGAGAGTGAGCCTGGGGCACTGGAGGAGCTGACCCGGGGACCCATCCGTTGCCTGCATCCGAGAACATGGATATGGACTATTAGGTGATGTCAAGGAATGATGTTTTGTGTTGTGTGTATTGTTAATTTTGTGTGATAATGACacggggttgtgtgtgtgtgtgtttttaattttgctctCTTAGAGGCGTACACTGAAATGATAAAATGGCTGGATTTGCTTTCAAATAGTCCAAGAGCAGAAAGGTCAGGGGCAGGGGAAGTTTGGTAAATGCCAGTGATGCTTTGGGGTTCACTCTGCtctgtttgtgtgtatgtttgcaagtgaaaaaaaaaaaagttgaacataCCTGTAAGTTTTGCTGGTTGAACAATTTAATCACCCCTCACTGACCCCTGGAGTAAGGGTGAGGAATACTCTAGAGACTTGCTAACCCCGGACTCTGTTAGActctcaggctccaccccagactgGGTAATGTGCTCTGCATTTTCATGAGATCTCCGGGTGGTTTGGGTGCACAGTgaagtttgggaagcactgatCTAGGCTCGTGAGGGAAGAGCCGTGGGGTGTGTTGGTCTCTTCCATGGTTTGACTAGCAGATACAATGAACGCAGTTCAATTTATGATTTCGTCTAGAGTTGGCAAGATTATAGGAAGCCACAGCTAAACCTGATCCAGGCAAAACTGGAAATGAACGGGTAACAACCCAAAGTAGTGCTTCCAGACTTTTTCTCCTCATAGagcac
The sequence above is drawn from the Neofelis nebulosa isolate mNeoNeb1 chromosome 2, mNeoNeb1.pri, whole genome shotgun sequence genome and encodes:
- the CLDN19 gene encoding claudin-19, encoding MANSSLQLLGYFLALGGWVGIIASTALPQWKQSSYAGDAIITAVGLYEGLWMSCASQSTGQVQCKLYDSLLALEGHIQSARALMVVAVLLGFVAMVLSVVGMKCTRVGDSNPIAKSRIAISGGALFLLAGLCTLTAVSWYATLVTQEFFNPSTPINARYEFGSALFVGWASAGLAMLGGSFLCCTCPEPERTNSSPQPYRPGPSAAAREPVVKLSASAKGPLGV